The Larus michahellis chromosome 23, bLarMic1.1, whole genome shotgun sequence genome segment ACGGCAATTCAAAAAAGCTCTTCACGGGTTTATTTTGCAGCCTTTTTTTGTGCCTGAATGAGCTGGATGGAGCCATTAAGAAATGTGAGAGGTGGCAAGGACGGACGCGCACGTTCTCAGtgcctctcccagccctccttttatttattttatttttagcgcCGCGCAGCCGGTAGCGGTAAGGTAGGAGACGGCTGTTCGAACAGACACAGCACTGGGTCACTGGCTTCCGCGTGGGCAGGCAGTTGCCAAGACTTCATCCCgtgttgaatttttattttcattaatttggaCGTCAGCAACTGTCATTGGTGAAGGGAGGTAAAATTAGCTTGCGATTCACCCTCCCTCCTTGGTATCCGTAATAGGCTCCTGGGACTGTGCTTTTGAagcagggtgggagggggaggagggaagagtcACACAAAAGACAAATGAACTGTttggatataattttttttattccctccccccccagtcaGAAATGTTAATTGCCTTGGCCTGAGTTCCgctgagggaggggaaggagaagttgCCCGGTTTTGCTCTGGATGTGGTTATTTGAGGCTCTGCAGCCGCGCGGTTGGGATGCAGGGAGCGGAGGGAAAGCCCTGACCGCTGGAGGTGGAATGGCCGGGCTGCTCTCAGGCAaccccctgacccacagcgaGTCAGGGGGACCCCCTGTTCCCTGGAGGAGCTCTGGGGCCGTCATGTCCCCCTCTCCTGGAGGGCCGCTGCTAGAGCTTGGCTGCCCCAAGCCCTTCCTGGCGCATCCCTCGTAGGGGGTCAGAAGCCGATCCGTGGGTAGCGGGTCCCTAAGGGCACAGCCGGGTGCAGCGTTGCTGCCTCGTGCTCCTGGGCCAGGCGTGGAGGTGGTGACAGCCCTCCGAGGCCCCCCCATCCCGGCGGTGAGCTGTGCGAGGAGCTGGCTCTGCTTCTGGGGAGGCTCAAGGCTGCACGGCCTCCCCCCGCGGCGCGGTGGCTGCCATcggctctggcaggggtgggctGGGGTGCGCCAAGCCAGCAGCCGTCCCCGGCGGGTCCGTCCTTGTCCCTTCCCGGGGCAAGGCGGCAGCGCTCAGGTCGGCGGCACCAAGCCGGTAACCGGGAGCGGTGTCAAGACTTGGTGGAGCCATCAGGGAggggcagctccccagcaggTCCGAGGGGGAATCGATTGCACTGATAACCCAGAATTACCCTACGACAGGCGCATCCatcctgccctccctctcccgctGCTCCTGggcccccagcccctggcagagcagcagcatctcacCCCAGGGGTCGGCTCTGGCGTGGCCAAACCACAGCACCAGACGGTGCTCCCGGGCTCTGACCGGCCTGAAAAACTGCCCGCTTTGATCTATAGATCAATCGCCTGGGTAATTTCTCAAGGTAATTCCAGCTCTGCAGCTAACCCTGCTGTTAAGGGGAGAACTCCGCTCCCTGGTCAGCCCCCTGCATCTCTGGTGCTCACAGCCAGGCCATGGAGGCGCTCAATCTGCTGCCCCATTCCCAGGGATGTGGGTTTGCTCTGGGTGCTCCCCACCGGGGAGGCTTCGCCCGAGCCCGTTCCCgccgggcagaggggctgggggctgcgcgggggccgggctcctgccgccttCGCTGCTTCGGGTCTCAGCGAGTCTCATCCCTCTCCCCAGCATCACTCCTTCAGGGAGAGGAAAGTGGGCGCTGAAGGCGATGTTGTCCGAACAAGGTGATCTCCGTGTCCTTTGGTTTTCCCAAAGGACTCCTCACCcatggagggagctgccgggcgcCCTGCAGGAGCCGTGCGGGGATGGAGGACCCGCTGCCGCAGCGGTACCCGGGAAGGATGCAGCACGGCGGAGGAGAACGCAGGGTCCGAGGTGGACCCCCGCTGTTCTCCAGAGGGGAAGcagctctccccctgcccccagccctgtgtgtagccccctcctccccgcgctCGGCAGCGGTGGGGTGATCATTGGCGCAAGTACAGAGGGATGACGTGCCGTTCGGCCTTGGCAGAGAAAGGATTGAGCatcctttaaagaaaattatacatAATCGTCTTACAGCCTTCGCTTCCACTCAAACCTCTGAGTCATAACTGAAGGGCCCTGGAGCGTGACGTTCCTGCTGGAAGGAAATTGCCTCGGCTGGATCCGGTGGGGGGGAGCCGGGAACCTGACGAATCCTCTCATCAGCCCTGCGTTGGGCTGGGGGATGCGCCGCGTTATTGATGGGAACGTCTGCGGCGGTGTCACCCCCGTCCTGGCCAGGGCTGCGCTGGGGGTCTGTCGTCACTCCCCAGTTGAGGGGCTGTCACCGAGCCCCGGCCAGCCATGGCATGGCAGCGGGCAGATCCTCTGGAAATGGCTCTTCATCTGCTGTGCTGAGTCACActgagctgggaggggagaggggctgatTGGAAACCATTCTCCCATCTGGCTGTCCCCTGTAGGGGACGGTGGCACGGCTGAGCTGCTGCCCGAGTGGGCAGCGTCCCTGGCCAGACGTGGCCGTGGGTGacgcagccccttcccctgcgcTGTGAAAGCAGCCGGCCCTTCGCTCTGCGAACACGTGGAACCCCCTGGGTACTccgccatggggctgggacccgcACCCTCcgccagggaaggagggaggaggaggagtgactTCCTccactgctgcccctctgctccctgctgccggGGGTCCACGGTGGGCACGGGGAGGCGGGGGCACGCTGTTCCCAAGGACCGGGCTGGCCGCGTCCGTGGTTCTCCCTCGTACCTTCGGCTTTTCTCGCCTGCGCTGGGGACGTCagctgctgtgtgctggagaaatgggggggggggaaaccagtCCTCGGTGGgagcgggaaggggggggggtgcagcCTCGGGCTCCCAGCCTCACGCATCTTCCCCCCGGCTTTGTGCTGCCACTCGAAGGCGCAGAAACgggctccctggggagcagcgTGCGTTCGGGGCGAGGGGAAGGgctgctgcggggcgggggggctgccgcggggccgctgccctcctctgcctcacCGTCGCCGTTGCCTTGCAGGACAGGTGCctgaggaggaggcagggcagaACGGGCAGAGCCGCGCCAAGGGGCTGCCCAAGGCCGTCTGCATGAACGGGACGGAGTCGGGACAGCTGAGCACCAAATCCAAGGCGGAGCGGCGGGCGAGCGCCTCTTCCAACCCCTCCCGCAAGgcctgctctgccagcagcaagaTCCGCAAGCTCTCCACCTGCAAGCAGCAGTGAGGcgggagcccccccacccccacccccccagctttgcacAGGTACGTGGGCAGCCCCGTCCCCGCGCTGGGGGGGGCCACCCTGGTGAcacctgggggttttggggggacatCTGAGCCAGCCCCGGCTGTGGGCAGCGGGAGGGAGCCAGAAGGGGTGTTGCGTAGTCCTGGCGCGGAGAGGTCTGGGGGCCGAGCGTCCCCCTGTGCGTGTCCCTGGCACCCAGAGCCTGGATGCCCAGCGGTCTTGGGGGCGCAGAGcccagtggggaccccccccgccatgcTCCCCTTGCTCCGCTGCCTGTGTGCCTCTGCTCTCAAGCTCCTGCTGCATGAGGAGAGAGCTGCTGTCACCATCctttccctgccctgggctggggtcAGGCTGGGTGGTgacagcccctctccctgccacccacctccccgtcccccccggctttctcccctgctctgctccctgctgctcccaacCGGGGGGAGCACGAAGCCCCCAGCGCGcggaggagctgggctgcagcaggatgcTGGATGCTTCCAGCTCTGTCCCTGAGCGGGGACCTCCCCCTGGTCCAGGAGGTGGCCGTGTCACTGGTGGCCAAGCCGCGGCCGTGCGCGAGCCCCTTCCTCCCCTCGGGGATGCTGAGccccctccctgcttccctctcctccttccggctccttcctcctcgctcCGCAGCCCCTTCGTCCCCTTCTTCCCACCCCTCATTCATAACTGAGCCAGCAGTGACTCATGCTCGCTGCTCATCCGCCCCCGGCCTCACGCTCGCGCTCGTCACACCGCCGCTCGCTCGCTGGGACTCAGCCTCTGTTATCAGTTTGGATCACGACCAGCTTTgtggtgtgaaaaaaaaaaaaaaaaaagaaaaaaaaaaaaaaaagccagaaataaaaGCCTGTTCCTCCCCCCTGCAGCTGTCAGCCCCGCGCTCAGCCCCTGTGGCAGCTTTCATCTTTAATTCATGGCCGGGAGTGAGTCACCTGCGCTGGGGAGTTACGGGGTGGGCAAAGCAAATCCCTGGGATCTGGGTCTCCCCCGGGGATCCGCTGCTGCTTCGCCCCTTCCCGCGcgggtccccggggtgggggctCGGCGGCAGCACCCCCGGCCCTTTCGGGAAGGGGAAGGTCGGGTTGGAAATCGCCCGCTCTTGCgctgacacacccccccccccccctccttgctttTATCAGCACCTTGAAACCTCGGAGGTGAGACCGCGCTCCCCTCTCCGGGCATGAGCCCCGTTCCCTGCCCGCGGTCTCCCCTTGGGATTTCACTCCCCGGGGGCAGGTCTGGTGTTACCCGGACGAAGTggggtgagacaccccccccaccctcaccatcctggggacggcggggggaccccaggccccctccctcccatccGCACGGCGCTGTCAGGGAGACCCGGAGCAAGGAGGGACCTGCCCGTGGCCGCCCCAGGAGCAGTGCAGGGGCTTGCACCCCCCCTTGGCAccagcctgtgcccccccccttTAACccccctcctctctgctctcccgcAAACAGCGTCCCGGGGCCCGGGCCAGCCTGCGTCCCCCATCTTCGCCCcatctctgcctctctcctgggACTCGGACTGTGCTTGAGATCCAAAAAGAAACCAGAGGAAACCAACCAAGGaacctgccccccccgcccctccccgcggcccccgctcCGGccagcaccgggacccccccgccgccgggggccgGGACCCCACTCACCACCTCGGCAGATGAAATCTCCGCCCGCGAAGATGCTGCCCTTCCTCCCCAATCACTCTTTGCCAATCAAGACactgattctgtttttaattttgcgatgggaaggggccggggccggggcggggggggggttgagcGGGGCCGGGGTGCGGTGGGataccccccccctccccgccgggcccccccTGGCTGTGTAGAAGTCGTGCAAAGCCATTGCCGTGCACTTTATGTTTTAGACTActgttatatattatatattttcctcttttttttttttgtttgtttttttttgtttatatttgcgGTATATTTAGAGATTCCTACACATCGTGATGTGTTTAAAATAAaccagatgaggaaaaaaaaaaaaaaaaaccacaacaaaaaaaaaaccaaaaaaaaaaaacaaacaggtatTAAGACAAAGCAAAACTCTATTAAACCTGCATGCTGTAAAAGGGCTCGGAAAAGGGAATGGGTGCGTTCGtcgtctttttcttttcttttttttttttcccctttttttttttttttttttaaaataaaaaacaaaataaagtgaaaacagCGAGGTGGGTTTCATGTCCTTCCTCCCGCAGGCTGCGGGCTGGGTCTCCCGGGGGTTACGCTCCTCCGGGTGGGTGCGGGACACCCcgctcccccaacccccccccgaccctcgGCAAACCCAGCTCACGGGGGGCGATGCCGGAACAGGATCGggcccctgctctccccctggctcccgggttgggggggggacgacaccgtCCCCGGGCGCGGGgtggggaggcggcgggggggatGTGGAAGGTAAGACGCAAGCTCAGAAAAGTCACAgttggtttttgggttgttttttttttttttcttttttttgttttttttttttttttttctccttttgtttataGACTTAAAAACGTACTTGGTGCTTTGGACAGAGATTTGCAGAGGGAAGGAGCGACCCGGCCTCTGTTCTCGCATGCAATGGGGGGTGCTGAGAGGGGTGCGGGGGCCCtcagctgagccccccccccccctccaacctgccccGCTGCCCAGTCTCCCAGGTAACGCGTCtggggcttttcccccccccccccattcctttgaaacacaaataaaaacccaATAAAAAGCGACCCCctcccctggagcagcagcatccacctctgtaaaaatcaataaatatcCTCTGAACGCCTCGAGccccccggggggcggggggggggggacggggatggacaACACGGAGCACTGGCGGGGGGGTCACCCACGGCACATGCTGGCCCGACCCCACGCTCTGCCCTCGCCCCACACCCCCGGGCAGAGGGGACAACGCCGGGGACAGGCGACGAGCAGCCCCCACCCCAACAGCGGGTATTTACAGGGGGGGGCCCCACAGCTCGCCCGTGCCCCCGAGGGGGACGTAGGAGCCCCTCCAGCATCCTCCAGTCCCTGGCCCCCGCTTCCAGTTTAGCTCCCAGGCTCCCTGCAGCGCCGGGGGGTTCGTGGGCACGAGGAGGtgactccccctccccaaataactatgtgtgtcccccccccagggggacGCCCAGCTCCGGTCCCGTCCTGGCGCGGCCGTTCCCCGGCGGACGGGAGGCATTATTGCTTGTGAGAAACCGGAGCGAGCGGGGAGAGCGCGTCTGCTACACggctctgccggggggggggggggggcaagattGGCCTtggctgggtttggggggtttattAGCAAAGTCCTTGGCCAAGGCTCTGCTCCATCTctgccccctgacccccccgggcacccccggcCCGGACCCTCCACCGCTGCCTGGCACCTCGCTCCTGGGAGCGAGGGGGCTTGGCCACCCTACGCTACTGGGCCCCCCCCGCGGTGGCCAGGGGGGGATACGGCCAGGGGACCCCACATTCCCATCCTGGCCTTCCCGTGCCGGGGCCACCCTTCCCGCGGCGCCCCGGGCTGCTCCCCACgccggcagcaggaggggacgGAGCCCCGGTGGGAGccgagccccccccaccccgtgccggGGTCTCTCCCCCTCACACTGGGCCTAGACAGGGCTGTGGTCGGGGGGGGCATCGCTGGCCGCCACGGCCACCGTGCGCTCCGTGCTCTCTCCCGCTTTCCGCAAGTGGCCGTAGAGCCGCTCCTCCAGCCCGCCGGCGATCTTGTCCATCAGCTCCGAGCCggagcccagccccaggcacctcccggggccggggcagTCGTCGTCCCCGGGGGGCTCGGAGCCAGCCTTGGGCTCGGAGGCCGCCTCTCCGGGCTCCTCCACGATCACCTGGATCTCAGGAtcgggcagcgccggggctggggggaccccctCGGCCGCCTCGGCCGCCTCCTCGTCGCCGGCGCTGACGatgcggggcagggggctgtggaAGCGGGCGTCCAGGGGGTAGTTGGCGCTGTCGCCGCGGCGCAGCGGGGTGCGGTGCCGCTCCAGGGCCGGGTAGCGCACGCCGGGGTCGCTGTACTGCTTGGCGTGCTGCCACTGCTTGCGGAGGTGGGTGCGGGAGCGGTGCTTCCCCCGCAGCGGCGACTCGTCGAACTGGGGGTCGTGGCGCACGAAGGCGTTGAACAGGGCGTCCGTCTTCTCGTCGATGCTGTAGTCCCGACGGGGCAGCGCATCCCGCCCCGGGAACATCTGCCCGTACGGGGACCAGGccagggggctgtggggatggggggggcccCCACCCGCTGCACCCCGGGCCAtgctcccctcttcctcctcttcctcctcctcctcctcttcttcctcctcctcctcttcctctggctCCCGGCCCTCGAAGCTCTCGAAGATGGTGCCTTTCCGCCCCGCGCTGGTGAAGCAAATGCGCTTCTCGGAGGCCGTCTGGTCCTTGGGGggcccctcctcgcccccccggCTGGGCGCCTCGATGGAGGCATAGCCACTGTCCATCTGCAGCAGCTTGCGAGTGCCGGGCTCCGACTCCTCGGGCTTGGGCCGACCCCAGAGCTTCTCCTCGGGGCCTTCGGCCTCgtccagggaggaggaggggcagggggcCATGCCGCCGGCGGAGGAGACGCTGTCGCCGCCGTCACTGCGCACCGAGTCCTGGTCGTTGCTCCGCTCGGAGGAGGCGTAGAGCTCCAGCGAGGCGCGCAGGCTCCAGATGTCGTGGTAGGCGCTGGGCTGCTCCGGGACACCGGCCTCGCCGGGGCTGCCCGCGCCCCCCTCGCCCGGCTCTAGCCTGCGGGCACCACCCCGGGGTcacggcggggacggggacatcacggcggggacggggatggggacggggacagggatgtcacggcagggatggggatggggacagggatgtcacgGCGGGGACGTCCcagcggggacggggatggggacagggatggggatggagacaacccggccagcagcaggcaggggaggggacaaCCCGGCTCCCCCCCGGGCTTCAGGGCAGTGCCACGGTGCCACACCGtcccccacgctgtcccccccaccctgcccacccccccagccaccctctcccccaccagccccccccccggaccccgcTGCCCCACCAAAGCCGCAGGAAGGGGGGAGCCCCCCATGCACAGGGCAGCCCGGGGTCCTTCGGTGCcttccccgtccccgtcccctctaTCTACTGAAAAATACCTGCCGAGagagggtggggggctggggggggagggcaggaagggCCCCCCCGCGGGGTGGAAGGCCACGTCGTCCGTGCGGGCGATGTACTGGATGATGTCGGTCTGGTGAGGGTCCCGGTCCTCCTGGTCCATGCTCTCGCTGGCCGCCCGCTGCCGCTGGAACTGCCGCCGCTTGGGGGACCCTGGGGTGGTGGCGGGGGAAGCAGGACAGAGCTGGGGACACGGGCGCATCCCGGCGTGGCGagacatccccccccctccccgcccttcCCCCCACGCACCCCTGCggccccccccgctgccccctgcgCCGGCTCCCACCTCTGGTGTCCAGGCTGGACGCCCGCTGGGTGCTCTCCAGCTTCCACTTCTTGATCCTGAAGTAGGGGCTGGCCCCGtccaggctggcgtggcggcgcaggCGGGTGAAGAACTGCAGGACCGTGCCCtgagcgggggccggggggggctccccGGCACCGGCACTGCCCACCCCAGCCGCCTTCCCGCTCCTGGGGGCTGCTGCGaactgggggtggggtggggagggggggggagcagggagaggggggtgAGTGCCCCAGCTCGGCTCCTTTGTCCCGCTCCTGCCACGCTCGGCTGCAGCAGATGCACAAATGGCccctggggcaggggatggggcgggagggggggggcagagctGGATGCCCACGTTTGGATGCTTCCCAGAGTCCTGGTAtggattggggagggggggggaccaTCTCTGTGCCAGGGGATCGGGGCAGGGATAGGATccctggggctgccagggctggagaccccccccttccctttctcccttcttccccccttcttgcccccccccaccccggccccggcacTCACCGAGGGGCCCTCCCCGGAGTCGGAGGAGGCGGAGGGGCTGGCCTCGGCGAAGCTGGTGTCCACGGTGGAGTTGTAGGTGTCCccgggcagggcagagctggggcacaCGGCGTGGCTGGGGAGCGCCGGCCggggcagggcccccccgggGGGCTGCAAGGCAAAGCGCGCTCAGGGGGCTTTGCGCCAGCCTCCGGGACCAGGAggggccccccagcaccccaagacCTCCCGTCCCCGCATCCAGCGGcgccctgagacccccccccaccccagatccagcggtgcctccctggggggctgcaggatgcCTGgaccccccctgtgtccccccacctgGAAGATGGCGAGGCCGGGCTTgggcgggggcaggcggggggtcaTGGCCAGGCTGTTCTCGCTGGACTCGCACTCGTGGATGGTGACGATCttgagggcgggcggcgggaggtgCAGGTGGGTCAGGCGGGCGTTCTTCAGGTGGTGGAAGTCCCCCTCCGTCAGCGTGTACCTGCCGGGCACGCAGGGTTAGGAGGGGCGTCCCCAGCCCCCCctgaccaccccccccaccccccccacacacacaagcacagccCAGAGCttcacctcctccccttctcctgggTCTTCTTGCCCTGGTCGAAGAGCGCGGCCTCGTTGAAGGAGACGCGGCGGGcggtggaggagctggaggacaggAACCGCTCGCTCTCCGCATCCCGGTAGCTGGAGGAGGACAGGCACTCGGGGTCCTCCACTTTGATGGTGATATCTGTGGAGaaatggggggggttgggggggggggggtgtcagcaaCCCGGGTACCCCCACGGCACGTGCCGGCTTCCCCAGCTGAGACCTGGCAAACTTGCTGCACCGAGGGCCGCGATGCCAGCCCGGCGGTCCCTGCTCCCGGCCACCCTGCAGCCGGAGCACCGCTGGGAtgggtgatggaggatgcagggagggagcggccacccctgccccagcgctgggggctgcaccggggagaggggagggccCAGGAGCTGCTTtacccccccaccctggggagctgggggtgatgctgggggtgcAACTGGTGTTACTGGTGGGCAATCGTCAGGTGGGCACCCCTGGCCCCGCCGTGGCACTCACCCTGGGCTGGCTGCGAGTCATCCAGGTAGGTGGTGTTGGTTTTCTCGGGGTCATCGCTGgctctgcgggggcggggggggccagaGGGTCAGCGGtgccccctgccagcccccccatccccttgccCCGGTCACCTTCGCGGTGCCACACACCCCGGGGGCCAGCAGCGTCACTTGTCCCCGCGGCCCGTCCCCACCTGGAGTGCCGGCGGTCGGCCTCGCAGCAGCGGCGGCAGATGATCAGGATGCCGGAGAGCAGGACCAGGGTGCCCCCGATGAAGATGGAGAGCAGGGCGAGGAGCAGCACGTACCCATCCTGGGGGGACACCTCGCCGGGCACCGCCTGCACCGGGCggcaggggctgagctgctgttgccggggggggggaaacacggcCCGGCCCCCACCCCTGCCTCACCCGGGGGGGGTGCCGGGGAGCCCCCTCCCGCTCCGAGGCTGACGCCGAGCGCTGCTCCCCAGAGACGCTGGCgctcccccgccacccccgggcCTGCTGCCGGCTCTGGGGACCTGCCTTCACCACGGCAACCGCAGccgtggagggggggggcagagccGCCAGTGGCCCCCACGCCCAGCGGCAACGGGGACgggaccccagccctgggggggtcgGTGCTCGCACCCCCCGGCTGTGGGAGTGGAACTGATCcggcagcagcacccagcccgcccccccccccccgccccagcacccagagcatctcggggggggggggttgcggaGCATCCTGGGGGGCTGTGCAGGGCACAGAGAGGTGTCGCCCACCCCCGGGGCTGGCGGAGCGGAGTGGGGGACAGCGGCGGGGCTGGGTGGCTGCTGCCGTCCCCACCCGGGCGCagaccccagccccacggcaccccacaccTCCCAGGCACTGCCCCACGGCGGGATGCGGATCCCCACCCTCCCCCGGGAGCCTGGGGAcggcagcgtgggcaggggggggcaggagcaggcaggggctcACCGTAGCGCTCTCCGTCGCGTTGTCCCAGGGTGTCGGGTCATCGCTCATGGTCCGTCCCGGCCCGAGCTCGTCCTGAAGCAGGGGGGCGGTGTGTGACAGAGGGAGGCACcggatcggggcgggggggccgggccgggggcggcggcggcagctcctgcccggccccgggccctGCCCGGCACCGCGGTGCGGAGCTGCCGGGAGGGACCGGGAGGGGAGGGAccgggatggagagatggagggagggaccgggatggagggatggaccggggtggagggatggagggggggatggagggaccgggatggagggatggagggagggaccgggatggagggagggagggagggatggagggagggaccgggatggagggatggagggagggatggaggaacgGAGGGAAGGAGGGGCGGGAGGTGCGgtcaggagggatggagggaagcggggggggggacacggagggatggggaggcaggTGGGCACAAGGAGGCAGGACCGCTGCCCCTCCGCGGGGagcccccgagcccccccgggCACGGGTGGGACAGGCACTGCCCCCGCCCCCGAGCTGGCCCGGggggggctggccctgccccggGGTCCCACCAGGCTCGAAGGGAAAGGGGTGACATCGCGCTGCCCCAGCACTGCCGTCCCCAGGGAGCCACGGGGCCGAAAGGCAGCCCCCAGGGACCGCTaccggaggggccggggctgcggggggtctgggctggggacacctggggaggggagggtggcagaTGGCCCCCCCACACCTTGTGTGAACGGAGCTGGCGTGG includes the following:
- the CBARP gene encoding voltage-dependent calcium channel beta subunit-associated regulatory protein isoform X1 — its product is MSDDPTPWDNATESATAVPGEVSPQDGYVLLLALLSIFIGGTLVLLSGILIICRRCCEADRRHSRASDDPEKTNTTYLDDSQPAQDITIKVEDPECLSSSSYRDAESERFLSSSSSTARRVSFNEAALFDQGKKTQEKGRRYTLTEGDFHHLKNARLTHLHLPPPALKIVTIHECESSENSLAMTPRLPPPKPGLAIFQPPGGALPRPALPSHAVCPSSALPGDTYNSTVDTSFAEASPSASSDSGEGPSFAAAPRSGKAAGVGSAGAGEPPPAPAQGTVLQFFTRLRRHASLDGASPYFRIKKWKLESTQRASSLDTRGSPKRRQFQRQRAASESMDQEDRDPHQTDIIQYIARTDDVAFHPAGGPFLPSPPSPPPSLGRLEPGEGGAGSPGEAGVPEQPSAYHDIWSLRASLELYASSERSNDQDSVRSDGGDSVSSAGGMAPCPSSSLDEAEGPEEKLWGRPKPEESEPGTRKLLQMDSGYASIEAPSRGGEEGPPKDQTASEKRICFTSAGRKGTIFESFEGREPEEEEEEEEEEEEEEEEEEGSMARGAAGGGPPHPHSPLAWSPYGQMFPGRDALPRRDYSIDEKTDALFNAFVRHDPQFDESPLRGKHRSRTHLRKQWQHAKQYSDPGVRYPALERHRTPLRRGDSANYPLDARFHSPLPRIVSAGDEEAAEAAEGVPPAPALPDPEIQVIVEEPGEAASEPKAGSEPPGDDDCPGPGRCLGLGSGSELMDKIAGGLEERLYGHLRKAGESTERTVAVAASDAPPDHSPV
- the CBARP gene encoding voltage-dependent calcium channel beta subunit-associated regulatory protein isoform X2 codes for the protein MSDDPTPWDNATESATAVPGEVSPQDGYVLLLALLSIFIGGTLVLLSGILIICRRCCEADRRHSRASDDPEKTNTTYLDDSQPAQDITIKVEDPECLSSSSYRDAESERFLSSSSSTARRVSFNEAALFDQGKKTQEKGRRYTLTEGDFHHLKNARLTHLHLPPPALKIVTIHECESSENSLAMTPRLPPPKPGLAIFQPPGGALPRPALPSHAVCPSSALPGDTYNSTVDTSFAEASPSASSDSGEGPSFFTRLRRHASLDGASPYFRIKKWKLESTQRASSLDTRGSPKRRQFQRQRAASESMDQEDRDPHQTDIIQYIARTDDVAFHPAGGPFLPSPPSPPPSLGRLEPGEGGAGSPGEAGVPEQPSAYHDIWSLRASLELYASSERSNDQDSVRSDGGDSVSSAGGMAPCPSSSLDEAEGPEEKLWGRPKPEESEPGTRKLLQMDSGYASIEAPSRGGEEGPPKDQTASEKRICFTSAGRKGTIFESFEGREPEEEEEEEEEEEEEEEEEEGSMARGAAGGGPPHPHSPLAWSPYGQMFPGRDALPRRDYSIDEKTDALFNAFVRHDPQFDESPLRGKHRSRTHLRKQWQHAKQYSDPGVRYPALERHRTPLRRGDSANYPLDARFHSPLPRIVSAGDEEAAEAAEGVPPAPALPDPEIQVIVEEPGEAASEPKAGSEPPGDDDCPGPGRCLGLGSGSELMDKIAGGLEERLYGHLRKAGESTERTVAVAASDAPPDHSPV